One genomic region from Motacilla alba alba isolate MOTALB_02 chromosome 5, Motacilla_alba_V1.0_pri, whole genome shotgun sequence encodes:
- the TRMT61A gene encoding tRNA (adenine(58)-N(1))-methyltransferase catalytic subunit TRMT61A codes for MSFVEYGDTIKDGDTAIVFLGHESMFPVKVQHGSVTQTKYGVIRHSTDLIGKKYGSKVTCSKGGWVFILHPTPELWTMNLPHRTQILYSTDISIITMMLELKPGSIVCESGTGSGSLSHALIRTVAPTGHLYTVEFHQQRAEKAREEFREHGVEHLVTVTNQDVCRNGFGVSNIADAVFLDIPSPWEAIGHAKSALKAEGGRICSFSPCIEQVQRTCLAMEEYGFTEINTLEILLRVYNVRTVSLQIPDLGKAAEDNSSTGFDSSSPSHQGSSCANLQQGTVQFKSGVPLREVVGHTGYLTFATKSLV; via the exons ATGAGTTTTGTTGAATATGGCGATACGATAAAGGATGGTGACACGGCTATTGTGTTCCTGGGCCACGAGTCCATGTTTCCTGTGAAAGTGCAGCATGGCTCTGTAACACAGACTAAGTACGGGGTCATCAGGCATTCCACAGACCTCATAGGCAAGAAGTACGGCTCCAAAGTGACCTGCAGTAAAGGAGGATGGGTGTTCATTCTTCATCCAACTCCAGAACTGTGGACCATGAATCTCCCGCACAGGACGCAGATTCTGTATTCCACTGACATCTCCATAATCACCATGATGTTGGAACTGAAGCCAGGCTCCATAGTATGTGAATCAG GTACAGGCAGTGGGTCCCTCTCCCATGCTCTCATCCGGACAGTGGCTCCCACCGGGCACCTGTACACAGTGGAGTTCCACCAGCAAAGGGCTGAGAAGGCGCGGGAGGAGTTTCGGGAGCACGGGGTGGAGCACCTGGTCACTGTGACCAACCAGGATGTCTGCAGAAATGGCTTTGGGGTCTCAAACATTGCAGATGCTGTGTTCCTAGATATTCCATCTCCATGGGAAGCCATAGGACATGCCAAGTCAGCATTAAAAGCTGAAG GTGGCCGCATCTGCTCTTTCTCCCCCTGCATTGAACAAGTTCAAAGAACCTGCCTAGCGATGGAGGAATATGGTTTCACAGAGATTAACACCTTGGAAATCCTGCTCCGAGTGTACAATGTAAGGACAGTTAGCCTGCAAATCCCTGaccttggaaaagcagctgaggatAATTCTAGCACTGGctttgacagcagcagcccatcACATCAAGGCAGCTCGTGTGCTAATCTGCAGCAAGGGACTGTGCAGTTCAAGAGTGGCGTGCCACTGAGGGAGGTGGTTGGGCACACTGGGTACCTGACCTTTGCCACCAAGAGCCTGGTGTAG